The Phalacrocorax carbo chromosome 2, bPhaCar2.1, whole genome shotgun sequence region CCCGCCAGCTCGGGTGGGCGAGGGACACGCGCACGCAGCGGCACGTGGTGGATCCATGGGGCAGTGGGGCTTCGTGCCACGatcccctgctctcctgggaTCGCTGGGAGCAAAGGTGTTGGCTGGGAGGACCCGTCTTAGGAATAATCGGCTCCCCGTAGAGGTTTTGGGCATGTTGTGTGCTTGACCCCCAGGTGCTCCACTGGTGAAAGCCCTCCCTGTCAACCCCACGGATCCAGCCGTCACCGGCCCCGACATATTTGCCAAGCTGGTGCCCATGGCTGCCCACGAGGCCTCTTCGCTCTACAGGTGCGTCCGGGGCCACGGCGCGGGCGGGCACGGCTCTGCCAGAGCCAGGGATGAGGATCTCTGAGCTCGACAAGGAGCCCATGCCCCAGCTCAGCCTCTCCGCGGCCtgaagggagctgggggggacTGAACTGGCCACGGAGGCTTCCCAGGGGAGCTGCCGCCCTCCCCAAATGTCCCCACGTCGCCCTCATGTCTGGCTGCACCCGCTGTCTCTCCCGGCGGCTGGAGCTGGCCTTGCTGCCCAAAGGGCCCTGGGGATGGGTGAGGCTCCGGCCCGCTCCTGCAGGTTTCGGAGCGCTTCTGATTTACAGTGGAGGTTTCCCTACTGCTGGCGCAGCACTAaaggatgggtttttttccccccctctgtCACAGTGAGGAGAAGGCCAAACTGCTGAGAGACGTGATGGCGAAGATCGAAGCCAAGAATGAAGTGCTGAAGTACGTGTGAGCTGTACCTGACCGGGGCCCCGGCCCGTTCCTCCCCGCGGGAGATGCAGGTGGCGGTTGGGGCTCCCTGTGGCCTGGCTTGGGGGTGTCCCGATGATCCCCTTGCCGGGGGTCCCGCCCCGGCGCCGCTGGGAGCACAGACATCCCGGATCTGTCACCCTCGTGCTGAGGAGAGTCATGTTCCCAGTTTACCCAGCTCTGGGGCGGGTTCCAGTCCCAGTGACCGGTGCCCAGATTCGCTCAGGCCGTCGGGGCGATGCCGCAGCGCTGCGCCCCGAGTTGGCCGCGGCTCGGGGTGGAAGTGGGGAGCCCCTTCCCCCTCGGCTCGCCGGGGAGGTGCTGCCAGCGCTCAGGGGCTCGTTCTCTCCCCTGTAGCCAGTTCACGGACTCCCTGCAACTGGACCCCGAGACCGTGGACAACCTCGACATGTACAGCCACATCCCCCCCATCCTGATGGAGAAATGTGCCGCGCTCAGCGTGCGCCCTGACACCGTCAAGAACCTCGTCCAGTCCATGCAGGGTGAGGACACTGGGACGTACTGGTGGGGACTGGGGATGTCTGGGCTGGCGCTGGGGGCAGCCACGCCGCTCCCTTGGGAAGGGCCGCTCCCATCACTAATTCCTTTCCGATACAAATTCCTTAACCCCAAAGCTGGCTGCGTTTCCCGCTGTCCGGTGGTGGGGATGCTCTGGGCTGCAGCCGAGGGGGTGGCGCTGGCTGGAGCCCGTTGCGGGCGGCTCCGCAGCGCACGCAAACCCTGGGCCAGCACCCGCGTGCGTGGGCTGCGATGCCCGGGCCTCCTCCGCTCGCCCGCGGCCAGATTTGTCCTTCAGGCTGCTGTGCCGATACCCAGCCTCGGGCGTGGAGcgggtgggggctgggagggctcGCAGCACGTTCAGCCCTTTGCCAGCCTCCATGTCTCACCCCCTCAGTGCTCTCTGGGGTCTTCACCGATGTGGAGGCTTCCCTGAAGGAGATCCGAGACCTCTTGGAGGAGGACGAGGGGCAGGAGCggaagctgcaggagctgctggggaaggcCCCGGCGCCCCAGGGGTCCCCCCCGCCGCCATCCCCGGGGCTGGCCGAGGTCAGCAAGGAGTGCTCCAAGTACCTGGAGGCGCACGAGAAGGCCAGCTTCACCAACACCGAGCTCCACAAAGCCATGAACCTCCACATCGGCAACCTCCGCCTGCTCAGCGGGCCGCTGGAGCAGGTCCGGGCGGCGCTGCCCTCGCCCACCTTGACCGAAGGTGAGCGGTGCCCCTCCCCGGGGAGGGCTGGCCGCCGCGCTTGCGCCCATCCCGGCCTCCCAACCGCACCCCGGGCTGGCGGGGAAGGCTGGTCCGCTTCCCCCCTCGTGGCGCCTGGCGCCAGGGCTTGCTCTGCGTTGGCGTTGGCCGCCTGCGTGGGCTGGGGCGGGGGTTTGTCCCCCTGAAAAACGTGCAAAATGGGATTCTGGCATGGGGACAGAGTGGGCTGAGACCCTGTTAGTGTCTTGGCCAATGCCTGGCTTTACCGCCAGCTCCTTCCCCCGTGGTTCGGTCCCCTTAGCCGCAGCACGTCCCGTGAGCCGGGGAGGCCTCGGTGGGTTCCGGCGCGGCCGCTCagccctccccatcccccccagaTGACAAGCAGGTGCTGCAGAACCTGAAACGAATCCTGGGCAAGGTGCAGGAGATGAAGGACCAGCGGACgtccctggagcagcagctgcgcGAGATGATCCAGAAGGACGATATCACCACCTCGCTGGTCACCACCGACCGCTCTGAGATGAAGGTGGGCGCCGGACCCCACCTTTGGGGCAGCCCCTTCAGGCGCTGCGGTCAGGGCTGCGGCACaagctctgctccctcccagccgACCCCGAGCCTCCCCGGCTGCCTGCGGCCCCTCAGATCCTCGCTTCTCTCGGCAGAAACTCtttgaggagcagctgaagaagTACGACCAGATCAAGGTGTACCTTGAGCAGAACTTGGCTGCCCAGGAGAACATCCTGAAGGCCCTGACGGACGCCAATGTCAAATACGCGGCTGTGCGCAAGGTCCTGGCCGAGGTGGAGCACAAgtgagtggtggtggtggggagcgTTCCCCGGTGGGGTCTGGGCGTGAGGAAacagccctgtccccacccccagggagagctgtggggcCACCACTGGCTGCTCCCGCTTGTCCCTCCTCGTGCCCCACTGCTGGGTGGCCACTGGTGGCTGTCCTGCGCCCAGTGTCCATCCCAGGCGGGTGCTGGTGGgttccccagcagcagagaCGCCCAGTTTTGGCCTAGCATTACGTTCCCCGCTCAGTCCCTCCACCCCGTCTCCCCAGGTGGAACACGACCGTCCAGACCTTGGTGGCTTCCTACGAAGCCTATGAGGACCTGATGAAGAAATCGCAGGAGGGGAAGGACTTCTACACCGACCTGGAGGGGAAAGCCGCCAAGCTGCTGGAGAAGGCCCGGGCTGCCTGCCAAGCCGCCGAGGCCAACAGGCAGCAGATCCTGGAGAAGTAGGTGGTGCCGTGCCCGTCATGGGGCCgcggaggggctggaggggggtgTAAAGCCGAGGTTGGGGTCCCACCACAGTGCAACACCCTCCGGGAGGTGGGGAAGCACCTTTGGGCGCTGcccgcgggggggcggggacTCTGGGCTGTGACTGGAGGGTTTGGCTTCGGTGGGGCAGCCCCGCCCTGAGCCCCGCTGCGTCCCGGCAGGGAGATGAAGAAGCAGCCGCCCCCTCGGCCCACGGCCCCCAAACCCGCCCTGCAGAGGAAAGCGCTGGAGCTGGACGCCGCGGGGCTGGACGCCGGCGACCTGCCGCTGCCCCTGAGCTCCCTGGTGCTGTCGGAGCTGCCGGAGGAGCTGCGCAGCCTGCCGCCCGATGTGCTGGCCGGGCACCTGGCCCGCCTGCCCCCCGCCACGCTGACCGCGCTGACCCTCACCCCGGCCGCTGGCCTGCGGCCCCCCGAGCCATTCCTGCCTGCGCCGCGCCTGGCCAGCGCCCCACTGCAGCCCTTCGCCCCCACCCACTTCccggcaccccctgccctccctgggcACTACCGCCTGCCGCCGGTGCCCACTGTGTTGCCCACCTTTCCCCCTGGCGGGGGCTCTgcggcacagctcctgcagccccccgccccacagGTGGCCGGGCCCCCTCCCAGCTCGGCCCCCACCGCAGCCCCCCAGCTCTTCCCGGCCGCCCCGCTGACGCGAGGCCCGGTGCAGCCCGGCTACGTGGGGTCCCCCACGCTTCCCCCCTGCTCATCCCCgcagcacagccccctgcccggcTCCGCTCCTGCTGCCTCCTACGGCCTGGGCCAGCCCGGTGTGCCCGCGGCTggcctcccccggccccccgccctgGGGCCAGCACCCATGCGTGGCCCTGAGCCGGCCCCGGGCCCCCGGCCGGCCACCACTACGGTGGACAGCATCCAGGCCCCCATCTCCAGCTGCACCGTGCCCCCAcggctccccggccccttcctggccccgcagcgcccggggctgcccgcttcccccttcccctacagtcggggggggctgcagccctttGCGcaccccccccaggcccccttccctcccaggcACCACCCCCACACCTTCACCCCGGCGGCGCAGCTCCAGCCCCCCGTCGATGTGCCCCCTCGTGCCCAGGGTCACCAGccgttccccccaccccccttcctGCCCCCGGGGAGAGGCCAGGTCCCACTGCCCTTCCAGCCGCCCCTCCGGCCCCCCCTGGCCCAGTTTGCCCAGCAGCCCTTCACCGGCcctggtggggggcagcccACGCTGCCACAGCTCTACCAGGTCCCGAGGCAGGACAAGCTGCACCCCCAGGGGGTCCCCCCCAGCACGGgtgccctgcccttccccagaGCTCCTGGCCAGGGCCTTCCACCCACgcagcccctgcaccccaccctgggggggctgcagccggtgccccctgcctcccccgCTCTGCCcttctgccccagccccgcaccccccagCAGCCAGGTGCCCCCTGGCACCGTGGCCATGGGCCCCCCACcgcctgcccctgccagccagGCGGCCTCCCCCCACGTCGCCCCCTCTCCTAGCCCCAGCCTGAGCCAGGTGCAGGGCACGGTGGGGGTCCAGGGTCCCCTCgtcccctccccggccccctccccgcagccggCGCTGCCCATGCAGCCCCCAGCGCCGGTGCCCAGCTCTGGCAGCCTGCCGCAGAGACCCCCACCCTCGCTGAcgcccggggcggccccgctcTCCCAGGGCCCCAGCGAGGCCCCCTTCCAGCGGCAGAGCTCCTCCACCGACGATCTCCTGTCCTCCAGCCCTGAGAGCCAGCACGGCGGCTCCAAGGCGGCCGTCGgccagcccctgctgcagcccaccAAGGCGGATGCCAAGGAAGGGCAGAAACCCAAAGCGGTGCAGCTGATCGAGAACGATCCCTACGAGAAACCGGAGCGAGTCCTACGGCTGCTGGGGGAACTCGACCGCTTCCGTGGGCTGGTGGAGCGGCTGGAGCAGCCGGGGCCCAGCGGCAGCGCCGAGCTGGACGCCGTCTGGAaggagctgcaggacagccaggagCGGGACGCCCGGCAGCTCTCCATCGCCATCGCCCGCTGCTACTCCATGAAGAACCGGCACCAGGACATCATGCCCTACGACAGGAACCGCGTTGTCCTCTGCTCGGGCAAGGACGACTACATCAACGCCAGCAGGGTGGAGGACCTCTCGTCCTACTGCCCCACCATCATCGCCACCCAGGCCCCGCTGCTGGGCACCGCTGCTGACTTCTGGCTGATGATCTACGAGCAGAAGGTCTCCGTCATCGTCATGCTGGTGTCGGAGCAGGAGCTGGACAAGGTAGCCCCTTCCCTGGGTGAGCTGGCCCCTCCTGCGCCGGGGTTGCCCTGCAGGCTCTGGCGGggaccaggaggaggaggagggtcccGTGTGGAGGTGGTTGCCTTGGGTGGGATGTTACGGGGCTGCCAGGGAAGAGCGGGGAGgtccccctgcccgccccggctCCTGACGGTGCGCCCCGTTCCCTCCCGCAGCAGAAGGTGCTGCGGTACTTCCCGCCGGAGCGGGGCCAGCCCATGGTGCAGGGACCCATCACCCTGGTCCTCACCAGCCTGAAGGTCGCTCCCACCCACGTGGAGAGGATGATCACGCTGCAGTACCGTGACCAGAGCCTCAAGCGCACCGTCATCCACCTCCAGTTCACCTCCTGGCCAGAGCTGTACggtgctggggcggggggtgtccATGGGAGCCCTTCTCTGCTGAGAGGGGAGCGCCTGGCatggggagggggtttggggagcaCTGGCCCCTCCTggcaggggaagagggggacccccaccccaataACTGTATCCTCCCTGGTAGGGGCCTGCCTGACAGCAAGGGGAGCCTCCTCCGCTTCATCCAGGAGGTGCACGGCCACTACCTACACCAGCGCCCGCTCCACACCCCCGTCGTGGTGCACTGCAGGTGagcagggctcggggggggcTCCTGTGGTGCTGGGGCGggtgtgacacccccccccagggcccttTCATAGCCCGGGGGGTCGGGGGTCTCTCCGCAGCTCCGGCGTGGGCCGCACCGGGGCCTTCTGCCTGCTCTACGCGGCCATGCAGGAGGTGGAGGCCGGTAATGGCATCCCCGACCTGGCCCAGCTGGTGAAGCGGATGCGGCAGCAGCGCAAGCACATGCTCCAGGAgaaggtgggggggagggggctgttaCCCCTCCCCGGGCTTGGGGGGTGCTGCCATTGGCGTAGGGGGCTCACCCtgccaccctcctcctcctcccctgcagctcCACCTCAAGTTCTGCTACGAGGCCGTCCTGCTGCACGCCGAGCAGGTGCTGCACCGCCACGGCGTGGGTGCCCCCGCCGTCCCCAAGGCCACCAACAGTGCCTCCCCCAAGGTGGGTGtgttggggggggtccccgggtgGGTGCTGAGGCGTCctccccgccccttccccggggcTCACAGGGTAC contains the following coding sequences:
- the PTPN23 gene encoding tyrosine-protein phosphatase non-receptor type 23 isoform X1, with amino-acid sequence MEAVPRMPMIWLDLKEAGEFAFNAAVKKFVLKNYGENPENYNEELRKLEVLRQSAVNVPRDFEGCSTLRKYFGQLHYLQSRIPMGAEQEAAVPIAWTEIFSGKTVTHEDIKYEQACILYNLGALHSMLGAMDKRVSEEGMKVSCTHFQCAAGAFTYLRDHFPHSYSVDMSHQILNLNINLMLGQAQECLLEKSMLDNRKSFLVARISAQVVDYYKEACRALENSETASLLGKIQKDWKKLVQMKIYYFAAVAHLHMGKQAEEQQKFGERVIYFQSALDKLNEAIKLAKGQPETVQEALRFTMDVIGGKYNSAKKDNDFIYHEAVPALDTLQSVKGAPLVKALPVNPTDPAVTGPDIFAKLVPMAAHEASSLYSEEKAKLLRDVMAKIEAKNEVLNQFTDSLQLDPETVDNLDMYSHIPPILMEKCAALSVRPDTVKNLVQSMQVLSGVFTDVEASLKEIRDLLEEDEGQERKLQELLGKAPAPQGSPPPPSPGLAEVSKECSKYLEAHEKASFTNTELHKAMNLHIGNLRLLSGPLEQVRAALPSPTLTEDDKQVLQNLKRILGKVQEMKDQRTSLEQQLREMIQKDDITTSLVTTDRSEMKKLFEEQLKKYDQIKVYLEQNLAAQENILKALTDANVKYAAVRKVLAEVEHKWNTTVQTLVASYEAYEDLMKKSQEGKDFYTDLEGKAAKLLEKARAACQAAEANRQQILEKEMKKQPPPRPTAPKPALQRKALELDAAGLDAGDLPLPLSSLVLSELPEELRSLPPDVLAGHLARLPPATLTALTLTPAAGLRPPEPFLPAPRLASAPLQPFAPTHFPAPPALPGHYRLPPVPTVLPTFPPGGGSAAQLLQPPAPQVAGPPPSSAPTAAPQLFPAAPLTRGPVQPGYVGSPTLPPCSSPQHSPLPGSAPAASYGLGQPGVPAAGLPRPPALGPAPMRGPEPAPGPRPATTTVDSIQAPISSCTVPPRLPGPFLAPQRPGLPASPFPYSRGGLQPFAHPPQAPFPPRHHPHTFTPAAQLQPPVDVPPRAQGHQPFPPPPFLPPGRGQVPLPFQPPLRPPLAQFAQQPFTGPGGGQPTLPQLYQVPRQDKLHPQGVPPSTGALPFPRAPGQGLPPTQPLHPTLGGLQPVPPASPALPFCPSPAPPSSQVPPGTVAMGPPPPAPASQAASPHVAPSPSPSLSQVQGTVGVQGPLVPSPAPSPQPALPMQPPAPVPSSGSLPQRPPPSLTPGAAPLSQGPSEAPFQRQSSSTDDLLSSSPESQHGGSKAAVGQPLLQPTKADAKEGQKPKAVQLIENDPYEKPERVLRLLGELDRFRGLVERLEQPGPSGSAELDAVWKELQDSQERDARQLSIAIARCYSMKNRHQDIMPYDRNRVVLCSGKDDYINASRVEDLSSYCPTIIATQAPLLGTAADFWLMIYEQKVSVIVMLVSEQELDKQKVLRYFPPERGQPMVQGPITLVLTSLKVAPTHVERMITLQYRDQSLKRTVIHLQFTSWPELGLPDSKGSLLRFIQEVHGHYLHQRPLHTPVVVHCSSGVGRTGAFCLLYAAMQEVEAGNGIPDLAQLVKRMRQQRKHMLQEKLHLKFCYEAVLLHAEQVLHRHGVGAPAVPKATNSASPKLYFPQDPQDLVLGGDMPISSIQATIAKLSIKPAGTSGEPGGGWGPDPAPLLDPTTTMEVPLVLPDSLMDGVPEPPPAGPPVPEPPGDTESSDHVLESPETPGGQLVAPPAALSSLELLASLTPEAFTLDASLKGKQRMNKQNFLQAQTGEGLRGPRPSDDPLSMLDPLWTLNKT
- the PTPN23 gene encoding tyrosine-protein phosphatase non-receptor type 23 isoform X3, translating into MEAVPRMPMIWLDLKEAGEFAFNAAVKKFVLKNYGENPENYNEELRKLEVLRQSAVNVPRDFEGCSTLRKYFGQLHYLQSRIPMGAEQEAAVPIAWTEIFSGKTVTHEDIKYEQACILYNLGALHSMLGAMDKRVSEEGMKVSCTHFQCAAGAFTYLRDHFPHSYSVDMSHQILNLNINLMLGQAQECLLEKSMLDNRKSFLVARISAQVVDYYKEACRALENSETASLLGKIQKDWKKLVQMKIYYFAAVAHLHMGKQAEEQQKFGERVIYFQSALDKLNEAIKLAKGQPETVQEALRFTMDVIGGKYNSAKKDNDFIYHEAVPALDTLQSVKGAPLVKALPVNPTDPAVTGPDIFAKLVPMAAHEASSLYSEEKAKLLRDVMAKIEAKNEVLNQFTDSLQLDPETVDNLDMYSHIPPILMEKCAALSVRPDTVKNLVQSMQVLSGVFTDVEASLKEIRDLLEEDEGQERKLQELLGKAPAPQGSPPPPSPGLAEVSKECSKYLEAHEKASFTNTELHKAMNLHIGNLRLLSGPLEQVRAALPSPTLTEDDKQVLQNLKRILGKVQEMKDQRTSLEQQLREMIQKDDITTSLVTTDRSEMKKLFEEQLKKYDQIKVYLEQNLAAQENILKALTDANVKYAAVRKVLAEVEHKWNTTVQTLVASYEAYEDLMKKSQEGKDFYTDLEGKAAKLLEKARAACQAAEANRQQILEKEMKKQPPPRPTAPKPALQRKALELDAAGLDAGDLPLPLSSLVLSELPEELRSLPPDVLAGHLARLPPATLTALTLTPAAGLRPPEPFLPAPRLASAPLQPFAPTHFPAPPALPGHYRLPPVPTVLPTFPPGGGSAAQLLQPPAPQVAGPPPSSAPTAAPQLFPAAPLTRGPVQPGYVGSPTLPPCSSPQHSPLPGSAPAASYGLGQPGVPAAGLPRPPALGPAPMRGPEPAPGPRPATTTVDSIQAPISSCTVPPRLPGPFLAPQRPGLPASPFPYSRGGLQPFAHPPQAPFPPRHHPHTFTPAAQLQPPVDVPPRAQGHQPFPPPPFLPPGRGQVPLPFQPPLRPPLAQFAQQPFTGPGGGQPTLPQLYQVPRQDKLHPQGVPPSTGALPFPRAPGQGLPPTQPLHPTLGGLQPVPPASPALPFCPSPAPPSSQVPPGTVAMGPPPPAPASQAASPHVAPSPSPSLSQVQGTVGVQGPLVPSPAPSPQPALPMQPPAPVPSSGSLPQRPPPSLTPGAAPLSQGPSEAPFQRQSSSTDDLLSSSPESQHGGSKAAVGQPLLQPTKADAKEGQKPKAVQLIENDPYEKPERVLRLLGELDRFRGLVERLEQPGPSGSAELDAVWKELQDSQERDARQLSIAIARCYSMKNRHQDIMPYDRNRVVLCSGKDDYINASRVEDLSSYCPTIIATQAPLLGTAADFWLMIYEQKVSVIVMLVSEQELDKQKVLRYFPPERGQPMVQGPITLVLTSLKVAPTHVERMITLQYRDQSLKRTVIHLQFTSWPELGLPDSKGSLLRFIQEVHGHYLHQRPLHTPVVVHCSSGVGRTGAFCLLYAAMQEVEAGNGIPDLAQLVKRMRQQRKHMLQEKLHLKFCYEAVLLHAEQVLHRHGVGAPAVPKATNSASPKDPQDLVLGGDMPISSIQATIAKLSIKPAGTSGEPGGGWGPDPAPLLDPTTTMEVPLVLPDSLMDGVPEPPPAGPPVPEPPGDTESSDHVLESPETPGGQLVAPPAALSSLELLASLTPEAFTLDASLKGKQRMNKQNFLQAQTGEGLRGPRPSDDPLSMLDPLWTLNKT
- the PTPN23 gene encoding tyrosine-protein phosphatase non-receptor type 23 isoform X2, with the protein product MEAVPRMPMIWLDLKEAGEFAFNAAVKKFVLKNYGENPENYNEELRKLEVLRQSAVNVPRDFEGCSTLRKYFGQLHYLQSRIPMGAEQEAAVPIAWTEIFSGKTVTHEDIKYEQACILYNLGALHSMLGAMDKRVSEEGMKVSCTHFQCAAGAFTYLRDHFPHSYSVDMSHQILNLNINLMLGQAQECLLEKSMLDNRKSFLVARISAQVVDYYKEACRALENSETASLLGKIQKDWKKLVQMKIYYFAAVAHLHMGKQAEEQQKFGERVIYFQSALDKLNEAIKLAKGQPETVQEALRFTMDVIGGKYNSAKKDNDFIYHEAVPALDTLQSVKGAPLVKALPVNPTDPAVTGPDIFAKLVPMAAHEASSLYSEEKAKLLRDVMAKIEAKNEVLNQFTDSLQLDPETVDNLDMYSHIPPILMEKCAALSVRPDTVKNLVQSMQVLSGVFTDVEASLKEIRDLLEEDEGQERKLQELLGKAPAPQGSPPPPSPGLAEVSKECSKYLEAHEKASFTNTELHKAMNLHIGNLRLLSGPLEQVRAALPSPTLTEDDKQVLQNLKRILGKVQEMKDQRTSLEQQLREMIQKDDITTSLVTTDRSEMKKLFEEQLKKYDQIKVYLEQNLAAQENILKALTDANVKYAAVRKVLAEVEHKWNTTVQTLVASYEAYEDLMKKSQEGKDFYTDLEGKAAKLLEKARAACQAAEANRQQILEKEMKKQPPPRPTAPKPALQRKALELDAAGLDAGDLPLPLSSLVLSELPEELRSLPPDVLAGHLARLPPATLTALTLTPAAGLRPPEPFLPAPRLASAPLQPFAPTHFPAPPALPGHYRLPPVPTVLPTFPPGGGSAAQLLQPPAPQVAGPPPSSAPTAAPQLFPAAPLTRGPVQPGYVGSPTLPPCSSPQHSPLPGSAPAASYGLGQPGVPAAGLPRPPALGPAPMRGPEPAPGPRPATTTVDSIQAPISSCTVPPRLPGPFLAPQRPGLPASPFPYSRGGLQPFAHPPQAPFPPRHHPHTFTPAAQLQPPVDVPPRAQGHQPFPPPPFLPPGRGQVPLPFQPPLRPPLAQFAQQPFTGPGGGQPTLPQLYQVPRQDKLHPQGVPPSTGALPFPRAPGQGLPPTQPLHPTLGGLQPVPPASPALPFCPSPAPPSSQVPPGTVAMGPPPPAPASQAASPHVAPSPSPSLSQVQGTVGVQGPLVPSPAPSPQPALPMQPPAPVPSSGSLPQRPPPSLTPGAAPLSQGPSEAPFQRQSSSTDDLLSSSPESQHGGSKAAVGQPLLQPTKADAKEGQKPKAVQLIENDPYEKPERVLRLLGELDRFRGLVERLEQPGPSGSAELDAVWKELQDSQERDARQLSIAIARCYSMKNRHQDIMPYDRNRVVLCSGKDDYINASRVEDLSSYCPTIIATQAPLLGTAADFWLMIYEQKVSVIVMLVSEQELDKKVLRYFPPERGQPMVQGPITLVLTSLKVAPTHVERMITLQYRDQSLKRTVIHLQFTSWPELGLPDSKGSLLRFIQEVHGHYLHQRPLHTPVVVHCSSGVGRTGAFCLLYAAMQEVEAGNGIPDLAQLVKRMRQQRKHMLQEKLHLKFCYEAVLLHAEQVLHRHGVGAPAVPKATNSASPKLYFPQDPQDLVLGGDMPISSIQATIAKLSIKPAGTSGEPGGGWGPDPAPLLDPTTTMEVPLVLPDSLMDGVPEPPPAGPPVPEPPGDTESSDHVLESPETPGGQLVAPPAALSSLELLASLTPEAFTLDASLKGKQRMNKQNFLQAQTGEGLRGPRPSDDPLSMLDPLWTLNKT